A window of Daphnia pulicaria isolate SC F1-1A chromosome 4, SC_F0-13Bv2, whole genome shotgun sequence genomic DNA:
tgtttttgttttgttttttaaatcaacaatCCGGAAGGGCGTGTATTATTTTGTGCACCTTTCTGAATTCAAGGTGATTCATTTAAACCCCTTATGGCTGAAACCGCTTTTCTTTCGTGTTCCACTACTTTCAGCTTGTTAACCGTAGTCTTTTACCGCCTTTTACCGCTGTGAAAATTGTCAACATAATTTAACATAGTGATTGACAACGCTGAACGTAACAGCTAGTTAACGTAGTTAACTTATTATATAAGCTATACTTATTCAGGTATAGATTCAAGCAAACTGTCGACTGCGGAGAATCAGCGTTTCCATTGCAACCGCAATTCCCTCGGTTTCATATGCCGGCCGGGTGTGTATAGTTCCAGGGAAGATATGCGGTGTAATAAGAAGCCTAAAATCACATTAAGGTAATCAGATtaatttcccccaaaaaaaattagtCAGACATAAGGCTATAAGGCATAGTAATGAAAGCCTATACGACGCCTACACGAATAAGGAAATGCCAGCACTTTCTCTAATGGCAATTGAGTTTTCTTAGCGGAACGAATTACTCTATTCGAATCGGAGATGCTCCGAATACCTTCACACATTTCCGTGCATATCTGCGGTTCATTTTCGCCAATTCAAAGATCGATCAACGTCTAGACCCGCAATTTTTGTTCGGTGAAGAAAAGCCGCAGCGCAGAGAAAATGAAACGCGACAGCAGAGAGGCCGGGTTAGTAGCTCAAACCACGCATAACATCTGATCTCCTGCGGGAAAGCAAAACAAGACACACAGCAAGGGCTGGTGAAGATGGGCGCACGATCGCGGCTTATGCTGCTTATAGTTAGGCGGAGCTTATACAACTACTAGCTCTAGTATAAATTGGATTCATTTTCCTCAAATTGGCATCAGTGACGTTCTCGAGCTTCACTTCAACGTAGCTTCTTCTACTACTAGGATACCAACTCTTGCAATCGCCATGAAAACatcaaaggtaattttttttcaattgtttcttttgaatgcGAATGTTTCGAAATTGTATCCATTTGTCAGCCGGTAACTAATAattcagattttaaaaattgatgaaGTCCTAAGAGTAATTTACGCTCTTTACAGATCTTTGCCTTCATCCTGCTGTCTCTGCTAGCGCTCGCGGTTGTCGGGTTTGCAGCGGAGACCAAGGGGAAAACAGTTGAACAGAGGTCGAATTCCGGTTCCGGGAACATGACGGAGGCGCGTTCTAACGTCAAACCGGATCAGGAGGGCAGAATTTTCGGGctgaacaaaaacaagaagcaGAAGCATAGCTACGCAACACCTAAACCTCAATACGGAGCTCCTAAAGCGCATCACGTCACCCCCAAACCCCAGTACGGTGCTCCCAAGCCACATCACCCCAAAGCCCAGTACGGAGCCCCCAAGGGAAATTACAAAGCTCCAGCGTACAGCAAACCAGAGCCATCCTACAATCAACAGACTTACAGTCCAGAATACAACTCTCCATCCTATAGCCCTCCTTCTTACAGTCCTTCTGAATACAGTCCCTCTGAATACAGCCCACCTTCATACAGCCCACCTTCATACAGCCCACCATCTTACAGCCCACCTTCTTACAACCCACCTTCATACAGCCCTCCCGCTTATACTGAAGCTCCTTACTCTCCTCCATACGTCCCGAGTTACGAAGCTCCGTCGTACTCTCCTCCCTATTACCCAGAGGCTCCAGCAGCATACCAACCAGAAGAATACAGCCCTCCAGCTTACGAAGCTCCTTCATATTCTCCTCCTACTTATAGCGAAATTCCTTCTTACAAGCCACAGGAGTACTCACCTGCTCCGGCATACGGCGAAGCTCCTTATTCTCCACCGGCCGAGCCGGAATATCCCACGTCTTACAACGAGAAGCCGAGCTATCCAGACAGCTACAAAGGATCCAGTGAGGAATTTTTCAAGACTAGCGGTGGCTTTCCAAAATTCGACGATTTGTTGAAACCTAACAATATGAACTTTAGACagtttagaatttaaaaatggaaattcattttttgagaATCAAACATTCGAGTCAACcagtttcaattttgaaaattgaataagGTTTTAATATTCAATCAACTTGACTATAatcataactttttttttcaacaaacgcATAGTTTCCCCCCTATATTCGACTTAATTTGTCCATAATTTCACATAAAACAGTTTCCGTTTCAAACGTTTTACAGAGAATAACTGGTACAGATCATGTTTGAATATTAGGGAATGTTGATTGTTATGTTTGAACTCCTATCCCCAGTGTTGTGCACGCCTAACAAGGATTGGAAATATACatctaaatcaaatcaactttttcctcTTCGCTTTGCACACATATGGTGAGCCACGACAACAGCTAGCAGTAGCAACTGAGAAGGTCATACGAGTCCTAAATAACCTTCAAATTTCCCGGTTAACCTGACGATTTAATGGAATTATTCTGGAGTTTCAACAGAAAGTGTATGGACGACGAACAATTACCAACAATTACCTAATCAAAATCAAGACAATTTTTAATGTAGTATTAAATTTGTCTGCCGGATAGATTCTTTTCCCCGCGATTTATTCGCATCAGTAGTACGTAAAGAAAATTTCTATGATTTTGGTTTGAACTCGAAATGGTCACGGAAAACCTGAAAACTTGTTTGAAAGTTGAATTCACTgtgtctgaaaatttttcgtcgCGAAAACTTTCGACATTGTTCTTGTTGACGTTGCCAGCTTTGTTAGTCCCATGTTTcggaaaattttaaagttaaacTATCGCCTTTGAAGAAGGCCATTGTACCTGCTGTTCGCTATCCGTTGCCCCCTTCCAGTGCAATCGATCAATTCGTTGGCCAATAAGCCATCGAATAGGGtggggaaaatttaaaatgtctgCTGAAAGTGTTTAGCTTCTCCAatgtacaaacaaacaaagtgTAAATCGAAGGGCAAAGATGAGAAGACTGAGGATTCTATGAGGCCAGGAATGCTTGGCTGAAAGCGTTCACATAGACACAGTGACTTATACTGTTCAATATGGAAAAGCACAGACTTACTTGTAAAACCTTTATGTTGTAGTTAACGTCagcaaaaaaagtttgaatcacCACCAGCTACTTTTTCAGCTACTTTTTTGCTCTATTTTCCACCAATAATTGATTGCCAATTAGACACCTGTTACAATAGATTTAAGCTTAACAAAAATGACTTGCTGACTTGTATTTTCtcatagtttttaaaatacaaacacaaaataactTACTATCACACAACTACTGCAGAGTGCAGACTGCagactgcacacacacacaagacagacAATTGTGACACAAGCAGACACTTTTGTGACACACAGACACTTGGTCACTTGCCCAACCCTGCACTTGCCACACACCAGACACACACTTGCCACACGAAGTGTATGAATTTAATCTTTCTTTCAAAAGAAAGGCAAGATTTTCTTCTAAGTTGAACCCtgttaaatatttcaaaacacaATGCTTTTCACAAGACAAAGGGTCCTGTGTGTCCTGTGCATAATCAATGTGATCGGCGGGGCAGACCATGTTTATTTGCTGCAACTTCTGTTTAGTGCGTCGTaacttttgtaattttttttttgtccgtgCCACCTTGGAGTTGTCTTTCGTATTTTAGGTGTGATATGATTTCAAACAGCAACGTCCGCAATCCCGCAATAAAAAGAGTGCGACAAGAGGAGACAACTTACAGATTTCGAGAAGACTCGAGAGCTGAGGGACGAGAAAAACTATAGGCTCCTTTGAGGTATAATTTGCACTTCGTTCAGGATCACGAGGTAAATATCCATTAATGCCCTagctaattcaaattcatggcTTACGCAGTTGATTTGTTGATTAATTTATGAAGCGATTGTATAGATAAAAGCTGCGTGAAGATGAGAATGGCCCAACTCCCGCATTTAGCAGTTTACTCCTTTGCTGCCATTCATCTTCTACTGTTCTCCATCTGCCCAGTCAGCAGCGGTCACATTTATCGAACGAACGATGCTGTCGTCGTTGAAGGTTCCTGTGGTGTCGGACCCGCTTCACCACCTCAACGTTCTCTTCCAGTTGCTGCTATCGTCGGTGGATCCGAAGCTATCCCGAATTCTTGGCCGTTTATCGTAATAAGTTGATGAAAATGTAACATATTACGACGCAGCGACGAATTATGGATTGTTTATTGTTGAATTCATATACCCTAGGTGGGTCTGAGGATATCCGGAAAGAGTACTGTGTTTTGCGGAGGATCCATCATTTCCACGACGAGAATCCTGACAGCGGCCCATTGCGTGGATAAGTGAGACAATTCATTTTGATACAGGTCCAATCTATTTGGTTGaatgattttaattcattGCTGGTGGCGATTCTTTTAGAATGTCAGCGTTCGACATTTCGACAATGATTGTGGGTCTTGGCATGCACAACCAAACAGCAAACGACGCTCAGCAGACGAGGAGGGTTGGTCGCGTTGTCTACCACAAAGATTATAATTCCAAGACACGTGTGAGTATTCAGTATTGCCGTCTGTCATAGCCTATACTTGGGAAGAAGTTAATAATCGGAATTGTATAGTTTTATAAATTCATGTTCAATCACCATCGAATACTTTCCTTCAATCCATCATCAATACTTTTGTTTTGCATTgc
This region includes:
- the LOC124336375 gene encoding chymotrypsinogen A-like yields the protein MRMAQLPHLAVYSFAAIHLLLFSICPVSSGHIYRTNDAVVVEGSCGVGPASPPQRSLPVAAIVGGSEAIPNSWPFIVGLRISGKSTVFCGGSIISTTRILTAAHCVDKMSAFDISTMIVGLGMHNQTANDAQQTRRVGRVVYHKDYNSKTRQNDVAVLTIDPPINYSKDISPVCLPPASSTADQFADKDAVIMGWGDLEFRGSRPDVLQQATAQIIPNADCNAQYNGKITNQQLCASAPGKDTCQGDSGTPIVVQAKAGSTAWTQVGITSFGNGCAKPNFAGVYASVAFFRKWIDTYMTS